The nucleotide sequence CTAGGACAAAAAGTATCGTGTCACTCGATTAGATAACTATTGTGGTTGCTCCTATTTACCTCATTATATATTAATGTTCGTGCCTTTTCATAATATTCTCTCGGAAGTAATGTTCTAGGTTTAAAGTCAGCAAAGTCCTCTGGATATCCGTTTTCCCATGTGGGAATTATGTGTACATGAAAGTGGAAGACTATTTGCATTGCGCTCCTTCCTGCATTACTTACTACTCTGATTCCATCTGCTTTTACAGCTCTCTTTATCGAGTTTGCTAACATCTTTATTGTTTTTCCTAAGTCATTAAGGTGAGTCTCGCTAGTGTCTAATATATTTTCGAAGTGGGCATTTGTCACTAGTAGCGTATGACCAGGTGCAATGGGATACTTATCTAAAAATGCTGTATAGTAATTATCTCTATAAACTATATAACCTTCTTCTTCCCCATTCACGATTTTACAAAAAACACACATTTACGAGATAAATCGAGAGCTAGCTTAAAAATTTAAATATTGTGTTTTGTTAAACTTTGTTACGGAAAAAATTTTAGACGATAAGGGCTAAAAAACTAGATTTGAAAACCAAAGTTTATTACTCTTCTCTCTGCTCAGCTAAATTTTAATTCCCATAAACCTGTAGAAGAATTGCCTTGCCGCAGATACTCTTTGAATGTCATTAGTTCCCTCATACGTTTTCAGAATCTGTAAATCTCTCAACATTCTTTCTAGTCCTATTGAATTTGATACACCGTATCCACCATGAGCAGTCATTGCTCTCATCACTATTTTCTCTGCAGCTTCTGTGGCATAGAATTTTGCTAATGATGCTGCTACAATATATTCATCAGTCTTACCTTTATTATACAATGATCCTGCCCAATAGGTTAGGAACCTGGATGTTAGTAGATCTGCAAATGATTCGCTTACTTTTTGTTGAACTATCTGAAACTCAGCTATAGGTTTATCGAATGCCTTCCTCTGAAGGGAGTAATTAACAAGTTTCTCAAAGGCACTTTGTCCAATTCCAACAGCCTGGGCTGACACTATTGTCCTAGCATAATCAAAGGACTCCACTGCATATTTGAAACCCATCCCTTCTTCTCCTATAACGTTTTCAGCAGGCACTTTTACGTCCTCAAGTATTATTTCAGTAGTGTGGGAAGCCTTTAGCCCTGTTGTCTCTATTCTGCTCACTGTCTTAACTCCCCATTCCTTCTCCACAAGGAACATAGTTATCCCCTTCCACCTTGCATTATTAGAAGGGGGAGACGTCCTAGCAGTTAAGACGAAATAGTCCGCTATATCTCCATTTGTTATGAAGATTTTCCTCGCATTGATTATGTAGTGATCATTTACTTTTTTTGCTGTAGATCTTATACCTGCTACATCTGTCCCAGCCTCTGGTTCAGTGTTTGCGAATGCACCTATTTTCTCTCCTGAAGCTGTAAGAGGTAAATATTTTTTCTTCACCTCTTCCTTACCGTACTTATATATTGCTCTATTTAACATCCAATGAACAAGGAGTAAGGTGGAGAAAGATGTCCAAACTCTTGATAATTCTTCGGAAATAACAAGTAAGGATAAGTAATCACTTCCTTGACCTCCTAGTTCAGTGGGAACGTCAGGTCCATAAAGCCCTAATTCTTTAGCTCTCTCTTTTAACACTTTAGGTACATCTCTTTCACTTTCACCTTTATCTACATAGCCTGAAACCTCTTTTTCAGCGAATTCCCTTATGGTCTGTCTTAAGATTTCATGATCCTGAGATATTTCTAACTTTAGATCCTCAAGAGACTTTAAAGGAAACACCATAATTTATGAATCCAGTCATAACTTTTAAATGTTTAGAAGTAAAAATTATGATATTTTAAAGCCAAAGCAAAATCAAGATGTAAAAAATTACTTAAAAACTTCTCTCTCTTTATTAATCCTTTCAATTCTTACCTTTAAATAGGAGACACTTCACAAGTCTTCCATCACTCATATTATACAGTTTAGGTTCCTCATAGTCTCTCAATACCACATGAACATCTCCTGAACCGTCAGCACTTATACTTTTGATGGAGCTAAAGCTCTTAATTTCATTTTCTTTTGAAGTTATCATCTTCAACTTCTCGTCACTTATTCCTCTTACTTTCATTTCCTTATCACTTAACACATCGATTACAATTTCACCTTCTGTTAGATCGTAGTATTTACTTTCTATAAGATACTTTAGGTCTATCGCCACCTCCTCAGCAGTCCATCCACAGTCGCCGAAAGCATAAGGACACCTTGGGTGGAAGTTACACCCCTTAGGTAGGTCAACTAGATTTGGTGGCTCCCCTCTAAGTACAATCCTATTCATCTTACTACCAACCTTAGGAACAGCAGATAGCAGGGAAACTGTGTAAGGATGCTTAGGTGTTTTCATTATCTGTTCCTTTGTACCTGTTTCGACAATATGTCCCGCATACATCACATATATTCTGTCGCTAAGATATGAGGCAACTGCAATATTGTGAGTGATCAGTAACATGGATATTTTTAGCTCTCTTTTCAATTTTCGCAGGAGATTAAGTATCTGAGCTTGAGTAGATACATCTAAGGCACTGGTGGGCTCATCTAAAACCACAAACTTTGGATCAGTGGATATTGCTCTGGCAACTGCTACTCTCTGCCTTTGTCCACCTGACAGTTCATGGGGATATCTGTCGGCAAAACTCTTAGGTAAACCTACAGCCTCTAATAACTCCCGGACCCTCTTATTAGCTTCCTCTCCCCTCAAATATCCTGTGGAAATCATAGGTTCCTTTATAATATCAATAACCTTCATCCTAGGGTCAAGGGAGGCGTAAGGGTCTTGGAAAACCATATTTACATGTCTTCTAAATTCCTTGGCTATTTTGCCTTTAAATATGTCATGAATACTCTCTATCTCTGCTTTTCTCGACTGGTTATCAGTTGTCTCATATTCTTCTAACACCTTATCTTCAACGTTAAAGAGAATTTTACCGCCCGTAGGGCTCTCCAGACCTACTAACATTCTACCTAATGTGGTCTTACCGGATCCGCTCTCCCCCACTAATGCTATGACTTCCTCTTCTTTGATTTTTATGTAAACATCCTGAACTGCTTTAACTACGGCCTTATTCCTTTCAAACATTCCTCCCGAGACGAAATGTTTTGTAATATCATAACCAGCTATGATCACTTATTATCACCACCATAAAGGAAACATGCTACCTTATGGCCATTCCTAACTTGATACATTAGGGGAACAGAGTTCTTACATTTATCCATTACAAATGGACATCTTGGGTGGAACATGCATCCAGATGGAGGAGTTCTCATATCTGGTACTTCTCCAGGTATAGGAGATACCTCTTGCGAATCAATAGTTGGGACAGCCCTAAGTAGGGACTGCGTATAAGGATGTAGAGGATTGGTTACCACATCTTCCACATTCCCTACTTCAACTACCCTACCAGCGTACATCACAGCTATCCTATCTGAAATTTCATACAGTACTGATAAGTCGTGTGATATAAATATAAAGGTTGAGTTATATTTCTTCTTGAGAGACCTAACAAGCTCTAAAACCTGGGCTTGTACTGTTACGTCTAATGCGCTTGTCGGCTCGTCCATTATAATCAATTCAGGGTTGTTGACTATTGCAATTGCAATTGCTACCCTTTGTCTCATTCCTCCAGATAGTTCGTGTGGATACATATATACTACCTTTTCAGGATTAGGCACATTCAACATTGTGAGTATCTCTACAGCCTTTCTATATCCCTCCTTGATTAGAGTGGATTTAAGTCTCCTGGATATTATAGGAATTCTACTTATATTCCTTACCCTATTTGTCTCCGCTACGTTCTCAAGGAAATTACGTACAAAACCTGAGAGTTTTTCACCTTCTAAGGATAAGATCAGTTTTTGTTTCTTAGCCTTATGAATGTCATTTCTCTCCCATATGAACAGGATCTGATCCTCTAGTCCCTCTAGTCCTTTAGATTTAACAAATTCATTTAGCTTTTCTACGTAAGTTTCCTTGTTTTGTTCAAGTAATCTTATTATCTCTCTTAGCTCATCCTTTGTAACTTTGCTTCTAGCTAATATTCTCTTGGCTAGTAGGGCTGGGTTGTGATAGTATATCGTTTCTCCAATTTGGTAACCAATTTGCAAAACAGGATTAAGAGAGGTCATAGGGTCTTGGAACACTATTGCTATCTTAGACCCCCTAAAGGCCTGAAGTCTGTTATTTAGCTCTTTAAAAGCCCTCTGGTTCTTCTTCTTATTAAAACCTTTGTCACCTACCTCCCTTAGCTCTCTGACAAGGTCTATATCCTTAAACCTTACTTCCCCTTTCTTTATC is from Sulfolobus acidocaldarius DSM 639 and encodes:
- a CDS encoding HIT family protein, which gives rise to MCVFCKIVNGEEEGYIVYRDNYYTAFLDKYPIAPGHTLLVTNAHFENILDTSETHLNDLGKTIKMLANSIKRAVKADGIRVVSNAGRSAMQIVFHFHVHIIPTWENGYPEDFADFKPRTLLPREYYEKARTLIYNEVNRSNHNSYLIE
- a CDS encoding acyl-CoA dehydrogenase family protein gives rise to the protein MVFPLKSLEDLKLEISQDHEILRQTIREFAEKEVSGYVDKGESERDVPKVLKERAKELGLYGPDVPTELGGQGSDYLSLLVISEELSRVWTSFSTLLLVHWMLNRAIYKYGKEEVKKKYLPLTASGEKIGAFANTEPEAGTDVAGIRSTAKKVNDHYIINARKIFITNGDIADYFVLTARTSPPSNNARWKGITMFLVEKEWGVKTVSRIETTGLKASHTTEIILEDVKVPAENVIGEEGMGFKYAVESFDYARTIVSAQAVGIGQSAFEKLVNYSLQRKAFDKPIAEFQIVQQKVSESFADLLTSRFLTYWAGSLYNKGKTDEYIVAASLAKFYATEAAEKIVMRAMTAHGGYGVSNSIGLERMLRDLQILKTYEGTNDIQRVSAARQFFYRFMGIKI
- a CDS encoding ABC transporter ATP-binding protein, which encodes MIIAGYDITKHFVSGGMFERNKAVVKAVQDVYIKIKEEEVIALVGESGSGKTTLGRMLVGLESPTGGKILFNVEDKVLEEYETTDNQSRKAEIESIHDIFKGKIAKEFRRHVNMVFQDPYASLDPRMKVIDIIKEPMISTGYLRGEEANKRVRELLEAVGLPKSFADRYPHELSGGQRQRVAVARAISTDPKFVVLDEPTSALDVSTQAQILNLLRKLKRELKISMLLITHNIAVASYLSDRIYVMYAGHIVETGTKEQIMKTPKHPYTVSLLSAVPKVGSKMNRIVLRGEPPNLVDLPKGCNFHPRCPYAFGDCGWTAEEVAIDLKYLIESKYYDLTEGEIVIDVLSDKEMKVRGISDEKLKMITSKENEIKSFSSIKSISADGSGDVHVVLRDYEEPKLYNMSDGRLVKCLLFKGKN
- a CDS encoding ABC transporter ATP-binding protein, with amino-acid sequence MTNVLTIRELYLSFVTRIGVYNALNGVDLDVKEGEVLGVAGESGSGKSTLALTIAGVLPPNAWIKKGEVRFKDIDLVRELREVGDKGFNKKKNQRAFKELNNRLQAFRGSKIAIVFQDPMTSLNPVLQIGYQIGETIYYHNPALLAKRILARSKVTKDELREIIRLLEQNKETYVEKLNEFVKSKGLEGLEDQILFIWERNDIHKAKKQKLILSLEGEKLSGFVRNFLENVAETNRVRNISRIPIISRRLKSTLIKEGYRKAVEILTMLNVPNPEKVVYMYPHELSGGMRQRVAIAIAIVNNPELIIMDEPTSALDVTVQAQVLELVRSLKKKYNSTFIFISHDLSVLYEISDRIAVMYAGRVVEVGNVEDVVTNPLHPYTQSLLRAVPTIDSQEVSPIPGEVPDMRTPPSGCMFHPRCPFVMDKCKNSVPLMYQVRNGHKVACFLYGGDNK